A single window of Pseudomonas lutea DNA harbors:
- a CDS encoding class II aldolase/adducin family protein has protein sequence MSIVSSLPVLSGNIGSVRDRVSPQEWEVRVKLAAAYRIAALKRWTDHIYTHFSARVPGPAEHFLINPFGLLFDEITASNLVKVDIDGTVIDDPTGLGINNAGYVIHSAIHAARPDLQAVLHTHTRDGIAVSAQKNGLLLISQHSLAFSGRVAYHGYEGIAQDLGERERLVADLGDKSVMILRNHGLLTAGVSVEHAFQQLHNLEYACTIQIAAQAAGNVELIFPPDEVVKRVEAQASVIKSGTGPGVARHWNALIRELDRHGTGYQD, from the coding sequence ATGAGCATCGTCAGTTCTTTGCCCGTTCTGTCAGGCAACATCGGCAGCGTGCGCGATCGAGTTAGCCCGCAAGAGTGGGAGGTGCGGGTGAAACTGGCGGCGGCCTACCGGATCGCGGCCCTGAAACGCTGGACCGACCACATCTACACGCACTTTTCCGCGCGTGTTCCGGGGCCTGCCGAGCATTTCCTGATCAACCCTTTTGGGCTCCTGTTCGATGAGATCACGGCCTCCAATCTAGTGAAGGTCGACATCGACGGCACCGTGATCGACGACCCGACCGGGCTGGGCATCAACAACGCCGGTTACGTGATCCACAGCGCTATCCATGCCGCGCGTCCCGATTTGCAGGCGGTGCTGCATACCCATACCCGCGACGGCATTGCGGTGTCCGCGCAGAAAAACGGTTTATTGCTCATCTCGCAGCATTCCCTGGCTTTCTCCGGCAGGGTGGCCTATCACGGCTATGAAGGCATTGCCCAGGACCTGGGCGAACGCGAACGCCTGGTGGCGGACCTTGGCGATAAAAGTGTGATGATTCTGCGCAATCACGGGCTGCTCACTGCAGGCGTGAGCGTCGAGCATGCGTTTCAACAGCTGCATAACCTCGAATACGCCTGCACTATTCAGATCGCTGCGCAGGCAGCGGGCAATGTCGAGCTGATCTTTCCGCCAGATGAGGTGGTCAAGCGTGTGGAGGCGCAGGCCAGTGTGATCAAAAGCGGTACGGGGCCAGGCGTAGCGCGGCACTGGAACGCTCTGATTCGCGAGCTGGACCGGCATGGCACCGGTTATCAGGACTGA
- a CDS encoding LysR family transcriptional regulator translates to MKIDDIDAFVAVIRCQSISHAAESLELTQPAITRRVQNFEQALGVELFDRNTKPLKPTPMGTQVYQKCLAILREMDALRELVASDTPPSGLLRLGVPQTIGDVVLLDALKHLRGQFPDLRAQVVTGWGSNLIGKIENGELDAAAALFPAGKIFPEGIVGESLGKMELVVVCARQALPKKPVKLADCYDLGWVLNPDGCGFRAGLQRTLTDQGLSLKVNLETFGTELQLGLVADGLGLGLVPRPLLERSSHRDSLAVMPLKDFKPVLDLWLIQPRFLGNLQAPVAAFGNLVADSLKQERDAA, encoded by the coding sequence ATGAAAATTGATGACATCGATGCCTTCGTGGCGGTGATCCGCTGCCAGTCGATCAGCCATGCCGCTGAATCTCTGGAACTGACACAGCCCGCCATCACGCGCCGCGTGCAGAACTTCGAGCAAGCGCTGGGTGTGGAGTTGTTCGACCGTAACACCAAGCCACTCAAGCCGACCCCGATGGGGACACAGGTTTATCAGAAATGCCTCGCGATCCTGCGGGAAATGGACGCGTTGCGCGAACTGGTCGCCAGCGATACCCCGCCCAGCGGCCTGCTTCGGCTGGGTGTGCCGCAAACCATCGGCGACGTGGTGCTGCTGGACGCGCTGAAACATCTGCGTGGGCAATTTCCCGATCTGCGTGCGCAAGTGGTGACCGGGTGGGGCAGCAATCTGATTGGCAAAATCGAAAACGGTGAGCTGGATGCCGCCGCCGCGTTATTCCCGGCGGGGAAAATTTTCCCCGAGGGCATCGTGGGCGAATCCCTCGGGAAGATGGAGTTGGTGGTGGTGTGCGCCCGGCAAGCGCTGCCGAAGAAGCCGGTCAAGCTGGCCGATTGTTACGACCTGGGATGGGTGCTCAACCCGGATGGCTGCGGTTTCCGCGCCGGGCTGCAACGCACCCTGACGGATCAGGGTTTGAGCTTGAAGGTTAACCTTGAAACCTTCGGCACCGAGCTGCAACTGGGCCTGGTCGCTGACGGGTTGGGCCTGGGTCTTGTGCCACGCCCGCTGCTGGAGCGCAGCAGTCACCGGGATTCGCTCGCCGTCATGCCTCTCAAGGACTTCAAGCCGGTGCTGGACCTGTGGCTGATCCAGCCGCGCTTTTTGGGCAACTTGCAGGCGCCGGTGGCTGCGTTCGGCAACCTGGTGGCTGATTCGCTGAAGCAGGAGCGGGATGCGGCGTGA
- a CDS encoding cysteine dioxygenase, whose translation MTHTRHPERLRTFISAMAELIEDVPRESDLLSRGGQLLRQLVSHDDWLQDEFTVPDQTRYQQFLLHADSRQRFSVVSFVWGPGQETPIHDHRVWGLIGMLRGAEYSQGFARSADGRLEQEGRPIRLEPGQVETLSPHSNDIHQVSNAFDNQVSISIHVYGANIGAVKRAVYQADGSEKLFISGYSNAFLPNIWDLSKESQAQ comes from the coding sequence ATGACTCATACCCGCCACCCTGAACGGCTCAGGACTTTTATCAGTGCGATGGCCGAACTGATCGAGGACGTCCCGCGGGAAAGCGATCTGCTTTCCCGGGGCGGTCAGCTGCTTCGCCAACTGGTCAGCCATGACGACTGGCTGCAGGACGAATTCACGGTTCCCGATCAGACCCGCTATCAGCAATTTCTGCTGCATGCCGATTCGCGGCAGCGATTTTCAGTGGTCAGTTTTGTCTGGGGGCCCGGTCAGGAAACGCCCATCCACGATCACCGGGTCTGGGGTCTGATCGGCATGCTGCGCGGCGCCGAGTACTCACAGGGCTTTGCCCGCAGCGCCGATGGCCGCCTTGAGCAGGAGGGACGGCCGATCCGCCTCGAACCCGGTCAGGTCGAGACGCTATCGCCGCACAGCAATGATATTCATCAGGTGAGCAACGCGTTCGACAATCAGGTTTCGATCAGCATTCATGTGTATGGCGCCAATATCGGCGCGGTAAAGCGCGCTGTCTATCAAGCGGATGGCAGCGAGAAACTGTTCATCTCCGGCTATTCAAATGCCTTTCTCCCGAACATCTGGGATCTGTCCAAAGAGAGCCAAGCCCAATGA